GACCGAAAGGACGGGGGGCATCGTCAATTTGGGGCCTCGGAGCTGGAAAAGCTGCGGCTGGCGCTGGACTTGCGCGAGGCCGGGCTGAGCCTGCCGGACATCAAGCACATGTTCAGCCTGCGCCACGCCTGCACGGAGCGTGGGGGCGCCAGCGCGGCCATGACGGCGCTGCTCAGCGAGCGAATCGGCGAAGTGCAGGAGAAGATCCTGAGGCTGCGCCGGCTGCGTGAAGAGCTCACTGCCATGGCGTCGTCGCTGACCGAGTGCGAGGGGTGTCCGCAGGGGACCTGCGAGGGCTGTGACGTGCTGGCGGCCGAGGCCGCGCCGCGCAGCTTGCGGGTGCTGCTGCAGGACTGACGCGCAGCCGGGGGCGGGTGTCCCTGGACCGGGAGTGGCGGCCGCCGGAAGAAAAGCGCCGCGGGGACGCAAAGCGGGCCGGGCCGGGCCGACAAGGAGCCGTTCGCACCCCTGCCGGGTGCAGAAAGGCCCAGCATGACCAGCTCCCGCATCGATCCCCAGCAGAGCGTCTCCGTCCGCTTGCCCTCCGAGCGCCAGACCCCCCTGCCCGCCTCGCGGCGCTTTCGGGAGGCCCTCGATGAGGGTGCCCAGCGCATCGTGGCCAGCGCCGCCTCGCTCACGGGCGTGTCGCCCCTCTCACAGTCCACCACCGCGTCGCGCGTGGCGCCCGGGCGGGCCGCGCTGAGTGAGGCGGGCGACTCGGGCCTGCCGGACCTGGCCCCCGAGGTCGGTAGCAGCAGCGGTTCGTCGGCCGGGAGCAGCGCCACCGGGGTGCCGGACGACACCATGGAGCTGCTCGAGATGCAGCGGCGCATCGGCGCCGAGCAGGTGCACTTCTCCACGCTCTCCAACGTGCTCAAGGCGCGCCACGACACCGCCAAGTCGGTGGTGGGCAACATCCGCTGACGCTTGCCCGTGGTGCGCCGTGGCGCGCGCTGCGGGGAGCGGCTACAAGAGCAGAGACCATGACGAGCCCCATCAAACCGCCCTCGGGTCCCCCGGTTGCGCCCCTCGCGGGCCCATCCCAAGGCGCCGCCGCGCGCCCCGGCAGCTCGGCCGGCGAAGAGTTCAAAGCCAGCTTGGACGCCATGGATGGCGCGGATGGCGTGGATGGCGTGGCTGGCCGCGCGTCGGCGGCCACTGGCGCGGCCGAGGCGTCTGGCGTTCAGGCGCTGACCGCCGCGCTCCGCACCGGTGAGCTGAGCCCCGCGCAGGCGCTGGACGCACTGGTGGCGCAGGCCCTCCAGGCGCCCGACGCACAGCGCCTCGAGCCGGCCGCGCGGGCCGAGCTCGAGCAGCACCTGCGCACCATGCTGGCGGAAGACCCGTCCCTGCAAGAGCTGACGAGCGACCTCAGCCGGACATGAGCCGAGGCTGGGCACGGCTGGGGGCGCTGCTCACCTGCGCCCTGCTCGGGGTGCTCCCCGCCTGCTCGGAGCGCAGCGATCGCGCGCCACCCGCCGACGTGGACCGCATGGCGCGGCCGCGCCCTTCGCTGGACCAGGTGTACGCCCCGGCGGCCCGGGGCGAGCGCGACCCCACCTTCCGGGTGCGTGTCCCGCCGCGCCCCGATGACGAGTACACGGCACGCACGCCCGTCCCCGCGCGCCGCTTGGTGTACCGCATGCGCCTGATGGTGCACGGCACGTTCGGCACGCCCCCGCCGGGCACGCCGGCCGCCGGCGCCGAGCTCAACCTGGACATGACGGCCGACCGCCTGCGCGCGCGCTTCCTGGGCGACACCTGGCCCCTGCAGCCCGGCGCCGAGGTGCGCGTGCGGCGCGGCGCCCCCGGCACCTACGTGTTCGATGCGCA
The genomic region above belongs to Sandaracinaceae bacterium and contains:
- a CDS encoding MerR family transcriptional regulator; translated protein: MARLTGSTLRTVRFYEQEGLIQPLDRKDGGHRQFGASELEKLRLALDLREAGLSLPDIKHMFSLRHACTERGGASAAMTALLSERIGEVQEKILRLRRLREELTAMASSLTECEGCPQGTCEGCDVLAAEAAPRSLRVLLQD